From the Teredinibacter turnerae T7901 genome, one window contains:
- the smpB gene encoding SsrA-binding protein SmpB: MAKKKTQNSNTIALNKKARHDYFIEERFEAGVSLAGWEVKALRAGKGQLTDSYVIFKNGEAWLLGAQIQPLPQASTHFVTDPTRTRKLLLHRKELTKLKEATEQKGHTVVATALYWKHHLVKCEIATAKGKQLHDKRQTEKERDWNKQKQRILQTNQR, from the coding sequence ATGGCTAAGAAGAAAACGCAAAACAGCAATACCATCGCACTAAACAAAAAAGCGCGACACGACTACTTTATCGAAGAGCGCTTCGAGGCAGGTGTTTCCCTCGCAGGCTGGGAGGTCAAAGCCCTGCGTGCAGGGAAAGGCCAACTGACGGACTCGTACGTGATCTTCAAAAACGGCGAAGCCTGGCTGTTGGGTGCTCAGATCCAACCGCTCCCGCAAGCATCGACCCACTTTGTGACCGATCCAACCCGCACCCGCAAGCTTCTACTCCACCGCAAAGAGCTGACCAAACTCAAAGAAGCGACCGAGCAAAAAGGCCACACGGTGGTTGCCACAGCCCTTTACTGGAAACACCACTTGGTGAAATGCGAAATCGCCACGGCTAAGGGCAAGCAACTCCACGATAAGCGCCAAACGGAAAAAGAACGGGACTGGAACAAGCAGAAACAGCGCATTTTGCAAACCAACCAGCGCTAA
- a CDS encoding RnfH family protein — protein MTDIEPISVEVAYARADKQQIIALLVDPGTTAFVAAEKSGIVRVFPEIDLEAANFGIFGQALGTKGLKPAKEHVLNPGDRVEIYRPLIADPKEARRKRAEKAKSAEG, from the coding sequence TTGACCGATATTGAACCCATTTCGGTAGAAGTGGCATACGCACGTGCAGATAAGCAGCAAATTATTGCACTTCTGGTAGACCCGGGTACGACTGCGTTTGTTGCCGCGGAAAAGTCTGGAATTGTGCGGGTATTTCCTGAGATAGACCTGGAGGCGGCCAACTTTGGTATTTTCGGGCAGGCACTTGGTACCAAGGGGCTAAAGCCTGCAAAGGAGCATGTTTTGAACCCGGGAGATCGTGTGGAGATATATCGCCCGCTTATTGCAGACCCGAAAGAAGCGCGCCGCAAGCGCGCGGAGAAGGCGAAATCGGCAGAGGGTTAA
- a CDS encoding outer membrane protein assembly factor BamE has translation MQFVLKAALLAAAVLAFTGCSKLQFPWAYKIYIQQGNYLEEDMIEQLEVGMTPEQVRYIMGTPMVTDTFHPDRWDYYFEYKRGDKVFKEYHFTVHFNEGLLASWEGDYQTRAAKQEEEAKEFNDAAAEVDKESKKEEKTSGTKEKAVSEKNDTAEG, from the coding sequence ATGCAATTTGTTCTGAAAGCAGCGCTCCTCGCGGCCGCTGTCCTCGCTTTTACCGGCTGCTCCAAGCTTCAATTCCCCTGGGCATACAAAATTTACATTCAGCAGGGAAACTATCTCGAAGAAGACATGATAGAACAGCTGGAAGTAGGAATGACACCAGAACAAGTGCGCTACATTATGGGCACCCCGATGGTCACCGACACCTTTCATCCCGATCGCTGGGATTACTACTTTGAGTATAAACGCGGCGACAAAGTTTTTAAGGAATATCACTTCACAGTGCATTTCAACGAGGGGTTGCTAGCAAGCTGGGAAGGCGATTATCAAACACGCGCGGCTAAGCAGGAAGAAGAAGCGAAAGAATTTAACGATGCCGCTGCAGAAGTAGACAAAGAGAGCAAGAAAGAAGAGAAAACCTCAGGAACAAAAGAAAAAGCAGTATCTGAGAAAAACGATACGGCAGAGGGTTAA
- the dnaJ gene encoding molecular chaperone DnaJ, giving the protein MAKRDYYEVLGVARDVSEQDLKKAYRKVAMKFHPDRNPDDASAEEKFKEASEAYEVLSDKQKRAAYDQFGHAGVEGQGGMGGGAEGFGSFSDIFGDVFGDIFGGAGGGRGRGGPSRGADLRYTLDLSLEDAVRGTSVKIKVPTLVSCTNCGGSGAKPGTTATTCNTCGGHGQVRMQQGFFSVQQTCPTCRGQGKTISDPCNKCHGHGRVEETKTLSVKVPAGVDTGDRIRLAGEGEAGADGGPSGDLYVQVHVKDHEFFQREGRNLYCEVPISIFDACLGGDLEVPTLDGRVKLKVPAETQTGKLFRLRGKGVTPIRGGAAGDLLCRVIVETPVNLSNKQKELLEQLKDTFKGTQHSPKQQSWFEGMKNFFGDMKM; this is encoded by the coding sequence ATGGCAAAGCGCGATTATTACGAAGTTCTGGGCGTGGCCCGCGACGTATCCGAGCAAGACCTGAAAAAGGCCTATCGCAAGGTTGCGATGAAATTCCACCCGGACCGTAACCCTGATGATGCGAGTGCCGAGGAAAAGTTCAAGGAAGCAAGCGAAGCTTACGAGGTGCTCTCTGATAAGCAAAAACGCGCGGCATACGACCAATTTGGTCATGCGGGTGTGGAAGGTCAGGGCGGTATGGGTGGTGGAGCCGAAGGTTTCGGCAGCTTCTCAGACATTTTTGGCGACGTATTTGGCGATATCTTCGGTGGGGCTGGCGGCGGTCGCGGTCGCGGCGGGCCCAGCCGCGGTGCTGATTTGCGATATACCCTGGATCTCAGTCTGGAAGACGCGGTGCGCGGCACCTCGGTAAAAATCAAAGTACCGACGCTGGTGAGTTGTACCAACTGTGGCGGCAGCGGTGCCAAGCCTGGCACTACCGCTACAACTTGTAATACCTGTGGTGGCCATGGTCAGGTACGCATGCAGCAGGGCTTCTTTTCTGTGCAACAAACCTGCCCCACGTGTCGCGGACAGGGGAAAACTATTTCTGACCCCTGCAACAAATGCCATGGTCATGGTCGCGTAGAAGAGACCAAGACACTGTCGGTAAAAGTGCCTGCAGGTGTCGATACTGGCGATCGTATTCGCCTGGCAGGAGAAGGCGAAGCGGGCGCAGATGGTGGCCCTTCTGGCGATCTCTATGTGCAAGTGCATGTAAAAGACCACGAGTTTTTTCAGCGTGAAGGCCGCAACCTCTACTGCGAGGTACCTATCAGTATTTTTGACGCCTGTTTGGGCGGAGATCTGGAAGTGCCGACGCTCGATGGTCGGGTCAAGCTGAAAGTGCCTGCAGAAACCCAAACGGGCAAACTGTTCCGTTTGCGTGGCAAGGGCGTAACCCCCATTCGCGGTGGCGCGGCCGGTGATCTACTCTGCCGTGTTATCGTGGAAACACCGGTTAACTTGAGCAATAAGCAGAAAGAGTTACTCGAGCAGCTAAAAGATACGTTCAAGGGCACTCAGCATTCCCCCAAACAACAAAGCTGGTTTGAAGGGATGAAAAACTTCTTCGGCGATATGAAAATGTAG
- the grpE gene encoding nucleotide exchange factor GrpE, with amino-acid sequence MEKRVSNQDEPQNSPEEFAEDQQADVALEEASSDSSETAADVDLVARIEALEAELTEAKEQALRAAAEMHNVRRRAEQDVEKAHKFGLEKFVSDMLPVADNLGRALEAAAAEGADMTAVTEGVDLTLKSLMDSLKKHGVESVNPEGEPFNPELHQAMTAVENPDAEPNTVINVYQVGYTLHGRLVRPAMVVVSK; translated from the coding sequence ATGGAGAAGCGCGTGTCAAACCAAGACGAACCTCAAAACTCACCGGAAGAATTTGCCGAAGACCAGCAGGCCGATGTGGCATTGGAAGAGGCGAGTTCCGACAGCTCTGAAACAGCGGCGGATGTGGATCTTGTTGCTCGAATTGAAGCGTTGGAAGCTGAGCTTACCGAGGCAAAAGAACAAGCGTTACGTGCCGCTGCAGAAATGCACAATGTTCGCCGTCGCGCCGAGCAGGACGTGGAAAAGGCTCACAAGTTCGGCCTCGAGAAGTTTGTGAGCGACATGCTGCCAGTAGCAGACAATCTGGGGCGTGCACTCGAAGCAGCGGCGGCGGAAGGCGCAGACATGACGGCGGTAACTGAAGGTGTGGATCTCACCTTGAAGTCACTCATGGATTCTCTGAAAAAGCATGGTGTGGAGAGCGTTAACCCGGAAGGCGAGCCTTTTAACCCTGAGTTGCATCAGGCCATGACCGCGGTGGAAAACCCTGATGCCGAACCGAATACGGTTATTAATGTGTATCAGGTGGGTTACACCCTGCACGGTCGCCTGGTTCGCCCGGCGATGGTAGTGGTATCGAAATAA
- the dnaK gene encoding molecular chaperone DnaK: protein MGKIIGIDLGTTNSCVSVLEGDKAKVIENAEGDRTTPSIVAFTDDNEILVGQSAKRQAVTNPRNTLFAVKRLIGRKFTDDVVQKDIKMVPYSIVGADNGDAWVEVKGDKKAPPQISAEVLKKMKKTAEDYLGEKVTEAVITVPAYFNDSQRQATKDAGKIAGLEVKRIINEPTAAALAYGMDKAKGDRTIAVYDLGGGTFDISVIEIADVDGEHQFEVLSTNGDTFLGGEDFDLRLIEYLAEEFKKSNGIDLHNDPLALQRLKEAAEKAKIELSSSQQTEVNLPYITADATGPKHLVVKLTRAKLESLVEELVNRSLEPVKMAIKDADLSVSEIDDVILVGGQTRMPLVQQKVAEFFGKEPRKDVNPDEAVAMGAAIQGAVLSGDVKDVLLLDVTPLTLGIETMGGVATPLIEKNTTIPTKKSQVFSTAEDNQTAVTIHVVQGERKQAAQNKSLGRFDLADIPPAPRGMPQVEVTFDIDANGILNVSAKDKATGKEQSIVIKASSGLSDDEIENMVKDAEANAEADRKFEELVSARNTLEGLVHATKKTLEEAGDKATAEEKSAIEAAITEAEEALKSGDKDAIEAATKKVTDASGSLAQKLYAEQSAQQQGSAGATGGEQPKADKAADDGVVDAEFEEVKDDK, encoded by the coding sequence ATGGGCAAAATTATTGGTATTGACCTGGGAACCACTAACTCCTGTGTAAGCGTGCTGGAGGGTGATAAAGCCAAGGTTATCGAAAATGCGGAGGGCGACCGCACTACGCCATCCATCGTCGCGTTCACCGATGACAACGAAATTCTGGTTGGCCAGAGCGCGAAGCGCCAGGCAGTTACCAACCCGCGCAACACTTTGTTCGCAGTGAAGCGCCTTATCGGTCGCAAATTTACTGACGACGTTGTGCAGAAAGACATCAAAATGGTGCCTTATTCCATCGTAGGTGCGGACAATGGAGACGCATGGGTAGAAGTTAAGGGTGACAAAAAAGCACCACCTCAGATCTCTGCAGAAGTCCTTAAGAAAATGAAGAAAACTGCGGAAGACTACCTGGGCGAGAAGGTGACTGAAGCGGTTATCACTGTGCCTGCGTACTTTAACGACTCTCAGCGCCAGGCGACTAAAGATGCCGGTAAAATCGCGGGCCTCGAGGTTAAACGTATTATCAATGAGCCTACTGCTGCGGCGTTGGCTTACGGTATGGACAAGGCCAAAGGCGATCGCACCATTGCGGTATACGACCTTGGCGGTGGTACTTTCGATATTTCTGTAATCGAAATTGCAGACGTAGATGGCGAGCACCAGTTTGAAGTGCTCAGTACTAATGGTGATACCTTTTTGGGCGGTGAAGACTTCGACCTGCGTTTGATTGAATACTTGGCAGAAGAATTCAAGAAATCCAACGGCATCGATCTCCACAACGACCCGCTTGCTCTGCAGCGTCTGAAGGAAGCCGCTGAGAAAGCGAAAATTGAGCTGAGTTCCAGTCAGCAAACCGAAGTTAACCTGCCGTACATCACTGCAGACGCAACGGGTCCGAAGCATTTGGTCGTTAAGTTGACACGCGCTAAGCTGGAGTCGCTCGTTGAAGAGCTGGTAAACCGTTCACTCGAACCAGTAAAAATGGCGATCAAAGACGCGGATCTTTCTGTGAGCGAGATCGACGACGTTATTCTGGTGGGCGGTCAAACCCGTATGCCACTGGTTCAGCAGAAAGTTGCCGAATTCTTCGGTAAGGAGCCGCGTAAAGATGTGAACCCAGACGAAGCTGTGGCCATGGGCGCTGCGATTCAGGGTGCTGTACTCTCTGGCGACGTGAAAGACGTATTGCTGTTGGACGTAACGCCTTTGACACTGGGTATTGAGACCATGGGCGGCGTGGCTACGCCATTGATCGAGAAAAATACCACCATCCCGACCAAGAAGTCGCAGGTATTCTCGACAGCGGAAGACAACCAGACCGCGGTGACTATCCACGTGGTACAGGGTGAGCGCAAGCAAGCCGCGCAGAACAAGTCTCTGGGGCGTTTTGATCTCGCAGACATTCCTCCAGCGCCGCGTGGTATGCCACAAGTCGAAGTGACTTTCGATATTGATGCCAATGGTATTTTGAACGTTTCAGCCAAGGACAAAGCGACGGGCAAAGAGCAGTCCATCGTCATCAAAGCCTCTTCCGGCCTGAGCGACGATGAAATCGAGAATATGGTAAAAGACGCTGAAGCGAATGCCGAAGCTGACCGTAAGTTCGAAGAGCTGGTCTCTGCACGTAACACCCTGGAAGGTTTGGTGCATGCAACCAAGAAAACGCTTGAAGAAGCGGGTGATAAAGCGACAGCTGAAGAAAAATCTGCCATCGAAGCTGCGATTACTGAAGCGGAAGAAGCGCTTAAATCCGGCGACAAAGATGCGATTGAGGCGGCGACCAAGAAGGTGACCGATGCATCCGGTTCTTTGGCACAAAAACTGTACGCTGAGCAGTCTGCGCAGCAACAGGGCTCAGCTGGTGCTACCGGCGGCGAACAGCCTAAGGCCGATAAAGCTGCAGACGACGGCGTAGTTGACGCTGAGTTCGAAGAAGTGAAAGACGATAAGTAA
- the recN gene encoding DNA repair protein RecN, with protein sequence MLTHLLIKDFTLVDKLDLELECGLTAITGETGAGKSIMLDALGLALGDRTDADKVRAGKKKAEIQASFDITKLSYVKKWLDDNALLDGDDCILRRIVTHEGRSRAFINGQTVTLGQLRTLGDMLIDIHSQHEHQSLLNTNTHRRLLDAFGGLSTLAKQVKDAYQKWHCVHYKLNELRSESADLNARFQLLRYQVEELDQLALESGELDRLETEQRTLANADTINRAASNVASLCNQDQGLEDQLNYAVHQLTSLKEKPDALSEAESMLSNALIQLQEARGELDRYIDRQEQDESRLVEVEERLNAIYDIARKHRIAPDELVEHHQRLAEELSGMQSGDEQLEHLEHQLEESRAGYDQLAIQLSEQRQFAAARLAKAVNGKLTQLAMTNAKFSLDLQQGSAPAAHGNEVVEMLISTNPGQPAKPLAKVASGGELSRVSLAIQVVTAQTSTTPTLVFDEVDVGIGGTTGDEVGRLLRELGANGQVLCVTHLAQVASRGHHHLHVSKTASSKTGAVSQVRPLTMEEKICEVARMMGGNADSKRSLAHAREMLATA encoded by the coding sequence GTGCTAACACATCTGCTGATTAAGGATTTCACCCTCGTCGACAAGCTAGACCTCGAATTGGAATGCGGGCTAACCGCAATTACCGGTGAAACCGGCGCCGGCAAGTCCATCATGCTGGATGCGCTCGGTCTCGCACTGGGAGATCGCACCGACGCCGACAAAGTGCGCGCAGGGAAGAAAAAAGCAGAGATACAGGCAAGTTTCGATATCACCAAGCTCTCCTATGTTAAAAAGTGGCTCGACGACAATGCTCTGCTGGATGGCGACGACTGTATTCTGCGACGTATTGTTACTCATGAGGGTCGCTCCCGTGCGTTTATCAACGGCCAAACCGTCACCCTGGGTCAGCTGCGTACACTTGGCGATATGCTGATCGATATTCACAGTCAGCACGAACATCAATCACTCCTCAACACCAATACTCACAGGCGCCTGCTGGACGCCTTCGGCGGTCTATCGACACTGGCGAAACAGGTTAAAGACGCCTACCAAAAATGGCACTGCGTCCACTACAAACTGAACGAATTACGCTCCGAAAGCGCTGACCTCAACGCCCGCTTCCAGTTACTTCGCTATCAGGTGGAAGAACTGGATCAATTGGCGCTGGAGTCTGGTGAATTGGACCGCCTGGAAACTGAACAGCGCACTCTCGCCAATGCAGACACGATCAACCGTGCCGCCAGCAATGTGGCGTCGCTTTGCAACCAGGACCAGGGTTTGGAAGACCAGCTCAACTACGCGGTGCACCAGCTCACTTCGCTCAAAGAAAAGCCAGACGCTTTATCTGAAGCTGAATCCATGCTCAGCAATGCTTTGATCCAGCTACAGGAAGCCCGCGGCGAGCTAGACCGTTATATTGATCGCCAGGAGCAGGATGAAAGCCGTCTAGTAGAGGTAGAAGAGCGACTCAATGCTATATACGACATTGCCCGCAAACACCGTATAGCGCCGGATGAATTGGTCGAGCACCACCAGCGGCTGGCCGAAGAGCTATCCGGTATGCAAAGTGGCGACGAACAGCTTGAGCACCTGGAGCATCAGCTTGAAGAGAGCCGCGCAGGTTATGACCAGCTCGCCATCCAACTTAGCGAGCAACGTCAGTTTGCTGCCGCCCGCCTGGCCAAAGCCGTTAACGGCAAACTCACACAATTGGCAATGACCAACGCGAAATTCAGCTTGGATCTTCAGCAGGGTAGCGCACCTGCGGCACACGGCAACGAGGTGGTTGAAATGCTCATCAGCACCAACCCCGGTCAGCCGGCCAAACCTCTGGCCAAAGTAGCCTCTGGTGGCGAATTATCACGGGTGAGTCTGGCGATTCAAGTCGTTACCGCGCAAACATCCACAACCCCGACACTGGTATTTGATGAAGTCGATGTTGGTATTGGCGGTACCACTGGCGACGAAGTGGGTCGATTACTACGCGAGCTGGGCGCTAACGGGCAAGTACTCTGTGTTACCCATCTGGCGCAGGTGGCAAGCCGTGGACATCACCATCTGCACGTCAGTAAAACGGCCAGCTCGAAAACTGGCGCAGTTTCTCAAGTTCGCCCCCTCACCATGGAAGAGAAAATTTGCGAGGTCGCACGAATGATGGGCGGCAATGCCGATTCCAAGCGCTCTCTCGCACACGCAAGAGAGATGTTGGCGACAGCTTAG
- a CDS encoding sodium-dependent transporter has product MDQRKMHGVWGNRWTFILAATGSAVGLGNIWKFPYITGENGGGAFVLVYLVCIALVGIPVMMAEVLIGRRGRMSPINSMRYVTREAGLHGAWTAIGWMGVVAGLMIMAFYSVVAGWALNYVLLAATGQLSSLSGAAAGELFGGFLGDTNRLLVFHSLFSLLTFAVVAAGVTRGLGMVARILMPFLFAVLLVLLVYGVVEGNFSAAFGFLFDFKFDKLSMSGVLVALGHAFFTLSLGMGAIMAYGAYMPEHANVSRTIITVGVLDTAVALIAGLAIFPVVFANPGMEPGSGPGLMFVSLPVAFGSMPAGEIFATLFFLLVAVAAWSSAVSLIEPGAAWLVETGKLKRAPATFLLTLVAWCGGVGCVLSNNWLGDNPDGLHIFESLDFLTSQIMLPLGGLFIAIFVGWLMRRAIVVSEMDAEEHPLFDIWLFIVRFVSPALVAVVMIASLYDKLVS; this is encoded by the coding sequence ATGGACCAACGGAAGATGCACGGCGTGTGGGGCAATCGCTGGACGTTTATTCTCGCGGCGACCGGGTCGGCGGTAGGGCTGGGTAACATCTGGAAATTTCCTTACATCACCGGTGAGAACGGTGGTGGCGCTTTTGTGTTGGTTTACTTGGTTTGTATCGCTTTGGTTGGCATTCCGGTAATGATGGCGGAGGTGCTGATTGGGCGTCGCGGGCGTATGAGCCCCATCAACTCAATGCGCTATGTTACGCGCGAAGCTGGCCTCCACGGTGCTTGGACAGCGATCGGCTGGATGGGAGTAGTTGCTGGCCTGATGATTATGGCGTTTTACAGTGTGGTTGCTGGGTGGGCTCTGAATTATGTGTTGCTGGCGGCAACAGGTCAGCTGTCCTCCCTGAGTGGCGCCGCCGCTGGTGAACTGTTTGGCGGCTTTCTCGGGGACACTAATCGGCTGCTGGTATTTCACTCGTTGTTTTCGCTGCTGACGTTTGCTGTTGTTGCTGCGGGAGTCACCAGGGGGCTTGGCATGGTCGCACGAATTCTGATGCCGTTCCTGTTTGCAGTGCTCTTGGTCTTGCTGGTGTATGGCGTGGTGGAAGGCAACTTCTCGGCGGCGTTCGGATTCTTGTTTGACTTCAAGTTCGATAAGCTGAGCATGAGTGGAGTTCTAGTGGCACTTGGGCATGCCTTCTTCACCCTGAGCCTGGGTATGGGCGCCATCATGGCTTACGGCGCGTATATGCCTGAACACGCTAATGTGAGCCGCACAATTATTACGGTCGGGGTTTTAGACACTGCCGTCGCTTTAATTGCCGGGCTGGCCATTTTCCCAGTGGTGTTCGCCAATCCTGGGATGGAGCCTGGTTCTGGCCCAGGGTTAATGTTTGTCAGTCTACCCGTCGCATTTGGTAGTATGCCGGCCGGGGAGATCTTCGCCACGCTGTTTTTCCTGCTGGTGGCCGTTGCTGCCTGGAGTTCAGCGGTTTCGTTAATCGAGCCCGGTGCGGCCTGGCTTGTGGAAACGGGTAAGCTAAAGCGGGCGCCCGCAACATTTTTGCTCACGCTGGTCGCTTGGTGCGGAGGCGTTGGTTGTGTGCTCTCCAACAACTGGCTAGGCGACAACCCCGATGGGTTGCATATTTTTGAATCGCTGGATTTTTTAACGTCACAGATTATGTTGCCGCTGGGCGGTTTGTTCATCGCAATTTTTGTGGGGTGGCTTATGCGGCGTGCCATTGTTGTTTCCGAAATGGATGCCGAAGAGCATCCATTATTCGATATCTGGCTGTTTATAGTGCGTTTCGTTTCGCCTGCGCTTGTCGCGGTGGTGATGATCGCAAGTTTGTACGATAAGTTGGTTAGTTAA
- a CDS encoding type II toxin-antitoxin system RatA family toxin: MAKRIERSALVNFSAEQMFTLVNDFESYPQYMSGCVAAEPIDRGEDWLEARLTLEKAGIRQSFITHNTLRPPHSMALRLVEGPFKRMDGEWTFTPLGDDACKVNFWLEFEFSNRIVGFAAGKLFEQVATEQVNALCRRAKQVYSKN, from the coding sequence ATGGCAAAACGAATAGAACGCTCAGCGCTGGTCAATTTCTCGGCAGAGCAAATGTTTACGTTGGTGAATGATTTTGAGTCTTACCCCCAATATATGAGTGGTTGCGTGGCCGCGGAGCCTATTGACCGTGGTGAGGATTGGCTGGAGGCTCGCTTAACGTTGGAAAAAGCCGGTATTCGACAGTCGTTTATCACGCACAATACCTTGCGCCCTCCACATTCTATGGCGTTGCGCCTGGTGGAGGGGCCTTTTAAGCGGATGGACGGCGAATGGACGTTTACTCCGCTTGGCGATGATGCCTGCAAAGTCAATTTCTGGCTGGAGTTTGAATTCAGCAATCGGATCGTTGGGTTTGCTGCAGGCAAGTTGTTCGAGCAGGTGGCTACCGAACAGGTGAACGCCCTCTGCCGGAGAGCGAAGCAGGTATACAGCAAAAACTGA
- the fur gene encoding ferric iron uptake transcriptional regulator, translating to MAVENQELRKAGLKVTLPRVKILQILENSPERHLSAEDVYKMLMEAGEDVGLATVYRVLTQFEGAGLVERHNFDGGHSVFELDRGDHHDHMVCVESGKVIEFHNEKIEQLQKEIAEDHGYDITGHSLVLYVKPHKEQ from the coding sequence ATGGCTGTAGAAAATCAGGAATTGCGGAAAGCAGGCCTAAAGGTGACCTTGCCACGGGTTAAGATTCTGCAAATTCTCGAAAATTCCCCAGAACGCCATCTAAGCGCAGAAGATGTGTATAAGATGCTGATGGAAGCGGGAGAAGACGTGGGTTTGGCCACAGTTTATCGCGTATTGACTCAATTCGAAGGCGCAGGCCTGGTGGAGCGACACAATTTTGATGGTGGTCACTCTGTATTTGAACTCGATCGCGGCGACCACCACGACCATATGGTCTGTGTGGAATCAGGGAAAGTTATCGAGTTTCACAACGAGAAAATCGAACAATTACAAAAAGAAATCGCCGAAGATCACGGATACGATATTACCGGCCATAGCCTGGTGCTATACGTTAAACCTCATAAAGAGCAGTAA